A section of the Roseomonas marmotae genome encodes:
- a CDS encoding AAA family ATPase, whose amino-acid sequence MVEVADPIDPTTLVAEVEALGTRLARVKAAVGEVIFGQPEVVEQVLITILSGGHVLLVGVPGLGKTRLVETLGTVLGLNESRVQFTPDLMPADILGSEVLEESGDGRRAFRFIKGPVFCQLLMADEINRASPRTQSALLQAMQERKVAVAGQSHPLPAPFHVLATQNPIEQEGTYPLPEAQLDRFLLEVNVGYPDEAAERAMLLATTGAHDTKARPAITAAELMAAQAMIRRIPVGEQVLEAILKLVRDARPETGSLEAVRKHLAWGPGPRAAQALMLATRARAVLDGRLAPSVEDVVALADPVLRHRMALNFSARADGVQLSDVIGALKASLG is encoded by the coding sequence ATGGTTGAAGTGGCGGACCCCATCGATCCCACCACTCTCGTCGCGGAAGTCGAGGCGCTCGGCACCCGACTGGCCCGCGTCAAGGCCGCGGTTGGCGAGGTGATCTTCGGCCAGCCGGAGGTGGTTGAACAGGTCCTGATCACCATTCTCTCGGGCGGCCACGTGCTGCTGGTGGGCGTGCCCGGCCTGGGCAAGACCCGGCTGGTGGAGACTCTGGGCACCGTGCTGGGGCTGAATGAAAGCCGGGTGCAGTTCACGCCGGACCTGATGCCCGCCGATATCCTGGGCAGCGAGGTGCTGGAGGAAAGCGGCGACGGCCGCCGGGCCTTCCGCTTCATCAAGGGCCCGGTCTTCTGCCAGCTGCTGATGGCGGACGAGATCAACCGCGCCTCCCCCCGCACCCAGTCGGCGCTGCTGCAGGCGATGCAGGAACGTAAGGTGGCGGTGGCCGGCCAGTCCCATCCCCTGCCCGCCCCCTTCCATGTTCTGGCGACGCAGAACCCGATCGAGCAGGAAGGCACCTATCCCCTGCCGGAAGCGCAGCTGGACCGCTTCCTGCTGGAAGTGAATGTCGGCTACCCCGACGAGGCGGCGGAACGCGCCATGCTGCTGGCCACCACCGGCGCGCATGACACCAAGGCCCGCCCGGCGATCACCGCCGCCGAGCTGATGGCGGCACAAGCGATGATCCGCCGCATTCCCGTGGGCGAGCAGGTGCTGGAAGCCATCCTGAAGCTGGTGCGCGACGCGCGGCCGGAGACGGGATCGCTGGAGGCGGTCCGTAAGCACCTGGCCTGGGGGCCTGGCCCCCGTGCCGCCCAGGCGCTGATGCTGGCCACCCGCGCCCGCGCGGTTCTGGATGGCCGCCTGGCGCCCAGCGTCGAGGATGTCGTGGCCCTGGCCGACCCCGTGCTGCGGCATCGAATGGCGCTGAATTTCTCGGCCCGCGCCGATGGCGTGCAGCTTTCCGACGTGATTGGTGCGCTGAAGGCCAGCCTTGGCTGA
- a CDS encoding DUF58 domain-containing protein produces the protein MADPGTATAPRATPPRATALRAEVLGARLPPLVVAAERVAATVMQGVHGRRRAGQGDAFWQFRPYTPGDALNRLDWRQSAKSDRLFVRETEWEAAQSIALWRDAGQTMHWSSTTNLPRKSERAELLLLALASLLLRGGERVRLLGDRRAYAGRGLLPSLAEALGRHTGPAADESLPRHARAVLFGDFLAPLEDTRAAVASLSARGVTGHLVQVLDPAEETLPYTGRIRFEALIAGEAPLLLPRVEGIRALYAERLAAHRQGLTTIAAAAGWRFTTHRTDAPPEAALLALWQALSPG, from the coding sequence TTGGCTGACCCCGGCACGGCCACCGCGCCCCGCGCCACGCCCCCCCGTGCCACGGCCCTGCGCGCCGAGGTCCTGGGGGCGAGGCTGCCGCCGCTGGTGGTGGCGGCCGAACGCGTCGCCGCGACGGTGATGCAGGGCGTCCATGGCCGCCGCCGTGCCGGCCAGGGCGACGCTTTCTGGCAGTTCCGCCCCTATACGCCCGGCGATGCGCTGAACCGGCTGGACTGGCGGCAGAGCGCCAAATCCGACCGGCTCTTCGTGCGGGAGACGGAGTGGGAAGCCGCCCAGAGCATCGCCCTCTGGCGTGATGCGGGGCAGACCATGCACTGGTCTTCCACCACCAACCTGCCGCGCAAATCGGAACGGGCGGAGCTGCTGCTGCTGGCGCTTGCCTCGCTGCTGCTGCGCGGCGGGGAGCGGGTGCGGCTGCTGGGCGACCGCCGCGCCTATGCCGGGCGCGGGCTGCTGCCTTCCCTCGCCGAGGCGCTGGGGCGCCATACCGGCCCGGCCGCCGATGAGAGCCTGCCCCGCCACGCCCGCGCGGTTCTCTTCGGGGATTTCCTGGCGCCGCTGGAAGACACCCGCGCCGCCGTCGCCTCCCTCTCCGCCCGCGGCGTCACCGGCCATCTGGTGCAGGTGCTGGACCCGGCGGAGGAGACGCTGCCCTATACCGGCCGCATCCGCTTCGAAGCCCTGATCGCCGGGGAAGCCCCGCTGCTGCTGCCGCGCGTGGAAGGCATCCGCGCGCTCTATGCCGAGCGGCTGGCAGCGCATCGCCAGGGACTGACCACCATTGCCGCCGCCGCCGGCTGGCGCTTCACCACCCACCGCACCGACGCGCCGCCCGAGGCCGCGCTGCTGGCGCTGTGGCAGGCGCTCTCGCCGGGATAG
- a CDS encoding DUF4159 domain-containing protein yields MLQLGPIGFVLPWLLLALPLLPLIWWLLRVTPPAPRRQTFPALRLLRDLPAPEQTPSRTPWWLLLLRLTAAALIVLGLARPVWGPGAATDGEGPLLLVVDDGWAAAADWPARMAAAQAALDAASREGRRTALLTTAPTETAGNDGGAIQPSGLMPAEELRARLAALRPKPWAPDRAAALAGFQSWRQAHSGPLSSLWLADGLEHRPEGEDSAPLARALAEAGPLTLARSEGRATRVLAPPRAEPDRLLLSLRQTPTALGGQATILARTGDGRALASTSIDLPAGATGGEAAMELPLEIRNQVVRLEVEGEDSAATAVLLDERFRRRPVGMVGPSQAGNETPLIGTLYYLERALSPTAELRSGDIGQLLGRQLSVMVLADRPVAERHEEELLEQWVQKGGTLLRFAGPRLAEHPDSLLPVRLRAGERQLGGSLSWERPQRLAPFPENSPFFGLTPPAEVTISTQVLAEPDPRLSERSWARLADGTPLVTAETRGAGRIVLFHVTANAEWSNLPLSGLFVDMLRRVVALSSGVVGAEGSAPLAPVETMDGFGRLGPAPGGTAAIPASAFAEALPGPRHPPGWYGQPGEGAERRALNLSASLPAPRVMAPPPDGTRLQTIGGVPAERDLGPWLLGLALLLLAVDLVLSLAQRGLVGRPARLAMLGLLALGLGAAPLSGARAQDDSMPLVTRIGYVATDDPSADEMVRQGLAGLSDYVNRRTAAALGEPVAVRPGQDDLSVLPLLYWAVLPDAQPPGSAAVAALNDYMRHGGIILFDTRDEGSGEGFAPGAREALQRVTRSLEIPPLTSVTPEHVLTRAFYLLQDLPGRFTGGQVWVSREEDRANDSVSPVIIGGHDWAGAWAVDARGGNPYAAIPGGARQRTLAYRFGVNLVMYALTGNYKGDQVHVPAILERLGN; encoded by the coding sequence ATGCTGCAACTCGGCCCGATCGGTTTCGTGCTGCCCTGGCTGCTGCTGGCCCTGCCGCTGCTGCCGCTGATCTGGTGGCTGCTGCGCGTCACGCCCCCGGCGCCGCGCCGCCAGACCTTCCCGGCCCTGCGGTTGCTACGGGACCTGCCGGCGCCGGAACAGACGCCCAGCCGCACGCCCTGGTGGCTGCTGCTGCTGCGGCTGACGGCGGCGGCGCTGATCGTGCTGGGGCTGGCCCGTCCGGTCTGGGGCCCTGGCGCCGCTACGGATGGGGAAGGCCCGCTGCTGCTGGTGGTGGATGACGGCTGGGCCGCCGCCGCCGACTGGCCGGCCCGCATGGCCGCCGCCCAGGCCGCGCTGGATGCCGCATCGCGCGAGGGGCGCCGCACCGCCCTGCTGACCACCGCCCCCACCGAAACCGCCGGGAATGACGGCGGCGCCATCCAGCCCAGCGGGCTGATGCCGGCGGAGGAACTGCGCGCCCGGTTGGCCGCCCTGCGCCCCAAGCCCTGGGCGCCGGACCGCGCGGCGGCGCTGGCGGGGTTCCAGTCCTGGCGGCAGGCCCATTCCGGCCCGCTCTCCAGCCTCTGGCTGGCCGATGGGCTGGAGCACCGGCCGGAAGGTGAGGACAGCGCGCCACTGGCCCGCGCCCTGGCCGAGGCCGGCCCGCTGACGCTGGCGCGCAGCGAGGGCCGTGCCACCCGGGTCCTGGCGCCCCCACGGGCCGAGCCGGACCGGCTGCTGCTCTCCCTGCGCCAGACGCCCACGGCGCTGGGCGGGCAGGCCACCATCCTGGCCCGCACCGGCGACGGCCGCGCCCTGGCCAGCACCAGCATCGACCTGCCCGCCGGCGCCACCGGCGGCGAGGCCGCGATGGAGCTGCCGTTGGAAATCCGCAATCAGGTCGTGCGGCTGGAGGTGGAGGGCGAGGACAGCGCCGCCACCGCCGTGCTGCTGGACGAGCGCTTCCGCCGCCGCCCGGTCGGGATGGTCGGGCCGAGCCAGGCAGGCAACGAGACCCCCCTGATCGGCACGCTCTACTATCTTGAACGTGCCCTCTCCCCCACCGCCGAGCTGCGCTCGGGCGATATCGGGCAGCTTCTGGGCCGGCAGCTTTCCGTGATGGTGCTGGCCGACCGCCCGGTGGCCGAGAGGCACGAGGAGGAGCTGCTGGAGCAATGGGTGCAGAAGGGCGGCACGCTGCTGCGCTTCGCCGGGCCGCGCCTGGCCGAGCACCCGGACAGCCTGCTGCCCGTGCGACTACGGGCGGGTGAGCGGCAGCTGGGCGGCTCGCTCTCCTGGGAGCGGCCGCAGCGGCTGGCGCCCTTCCCCGAGAACTCCCCCTTCTTCGGCCTGACCCCGCCCGCCGAGGTAACGATCTCCACCCAGGTGCTGGCCGAGCCGGACCCGCGCCTGAGCGAGCGGAGCTGGGCGCGGCTGGCTGATGGCACGCCGCTGGTGACGGCGGAGACACGCGGCGCCGGGCGCATTGTGCTCTTTCATGTGACCGCCAATGCCGAATGGTCCAACCTGCCGCTCTCCGGCCTGTTCGTGGACATGCTGCGGCGGGTGGTGGCGCTCTCCTCCGGCGTGGTGGGGGCGGAAGGCAGCGCGCCGCTGGCGCCGGTCGAGACGATGGACGGCTTCGGCCGGCTCGGCCCTGCCCCTGGTGGCACGGCCGCCATCCCCGCCAGCGCCTTCGCGGAGGCCCTGCCCGGCCCGCGCCATCCGCCCGGCTGGTATGGCCAGCCTGGCGAGGGGGCCGAGCGCCGCGCCTTGAACCTCTCCGCCAGCCTGCCCGCCCCGCGCGTGATGGCGCCGCCGCCGGACGGCACCCGCCTGCAAACCATCGGCGGCGTGCCGGCGGAACGCGACCTGGGCCCATGGCTGCTGGGGCTGGCGCTTCTGCTGCTGGCGGTGGACCTCGTGCTGTCCCTGGCGCAGCGCGGGCTGGTCGGCCGGCCGGCGCGGCTGGCTATGCTGGGGCTGCTGGCCCTGGGGCTTGGCGCCGCGCCGCTCTCCGGCGCCCGGGCCCAGGATGACTCCATGCCGCTGGTGACGCGCATCGGCTATGTCGCGACCGACGACCCCTCGGCCGATGAGATGGTGCGCCAGGGGCTGGCCGGCCTGTCCGACTACGTCAACCGCCGGACCGCCGCCGCGCTGGGCGAGCCTGTCGCCGTGCGGCCGGGGCAGGACGACCTTTCCGTGCTGCCGCTGCTGTACTGGGCCGTGCTGCCGGACGCGCAGCCACCCGGCAGCGCCGCCGTGGCCGCGCTGAACGACTATATGCGCCACGGCGGCATCATCCTCTTCGACACACGGGACGAAGGCTCGGGCGAAGGCTTCGCCCCTGGCGCGCGGGAGGCCCTGCAGCGCGTCACGCGCAGCCTGGAGATCCCGCCGCTGACATCGGTGACGCCCGAGCATGTTCTGACCCGCGCCTTCTACCTGCTTCAGGACCTGCCCGGCCGCTTCACCGGCGGGCAGGTCTGGGTGTCGCGGGAGGAGGACCGGGCCAATGACAGCGTCAGCCCCGTCATCATCGGCGGGCATGACTGGGCCGGCGCCTGGGCCGTGGATGCGCGGGGCGGCAACCCCTATGCCGCCATCCCCGGCGGGGCGCGGCAGCGGACGCTGGCCTATCGCTTCGGCGTCAACCTCGTGATGTATGCGCTGACCGGCAACTACAAAGGCGATCAGGTGCATGTGCCGGCCATCCTGGAAAGGCTGGGCAACTGA
- the mtgA gene encoding monofunctional biosynthetic peptidoglycan transglycosylase, with translation MRLAPGRAPRWLKRLALVLLLGPPLLILLFRFVPVPVTPLMLLRAAQGYGLSREWVAYDQIAQSLPQSVIAAEDNLFCEQSLGFDFQQLRGQVEAALNGERPRGASTITMQVAKNLFLWPGRDPLRKVLEAWLTPQIALLWPRQRVLEVYLNIVEFGPGIYGAEAASRAFFDRSAAQLTAGQAARLAVVLPNPLERSAASPGPYVQSRAEVIRRRVGQLGSLLDCAR, from the coding sequence ATGCGCCTGGCCCCGGGCCGCGCCCCGCGCTGGCTGAAGCGCCTGGCGCTGGTGCTGCTGCTGGGGCCGCCGCTGCTGATCCTGCTCTTCCGCTTCGTGCCGGTGCCGGTGACGCCGCTGATGCTGCTGCGGGCGGCGCAGGGCTATGGGCTTTCCAGGGAATGGGTAGCCTATGACCAGATCGCCCAGTCCCTGCCGCAAAGCGTCATCGCGGCGGAGGATAATCTCTTCTGCGAGCAGAGCCTGGGCTTCGACTTCCAGCAGCTGCGCGGGCAGGTGGAGGCGGCGCTGAACGGGGAGCGGCCCCGTGGGGCCAGCACCATCACCATGCAGGTGGCCAAGAACCTCTTCCTCTGGCCTGGGCGCGACCCGCTGCGAAAGGTGCTGGAAGCCTGGCTGACGCCGCAGATCGCGTTGCTCTGGCCGCGCCAGCGGGTGCTGGAGGTCTATCTGAACATCGTCGAGTTCGGCCCCGGCATCTATGGGGCGGAGGCCGCCTCCCGCGCCTTCTTCGACCGCTCCGCCGCCCAGTTGACGGCGGGACAGGCGGCGCGGCTGGCCGTGGTCTTGCCGAACCCGCTGGAACGGTCGGCGGCCTCACCCGGTCCCTATGTGCAGAGCCGGGCGGAGGTCATCCGCCGGCGGGTCGGGCAACTGGGCAGCCTGTTGGACTGCGCCCGCTGA
- a CDS encoding thermonuclease family protein, with product MSRKRPAAPWIALIAAVLGLFSANQMTDAGLERVFRAAVRAFSSLDNSQRETTHRVPRGSIEPVSGLARIIDGDTLDLGRTRIRMRGIDALESDQTCTRSGTGRYDCGKQARDALVALIGGAEVTCTPDGSETYGRMVATCTVPRRDGNGVVDLNAAMVRTGFAFDCKRYSDGAYADEERAAKAARSGAWGGRFEFPWDHRGRANACGRG from the coding sequence ATGAGCCGCAAGCGCCCCGCTGCCCCCTGGATCGCCCTGATTGCTGCCGTGCTGGGGCTGTTCAGCGCCAACCAGATGACCGATGCCGGGCTGGAGCGTGTCTTTCGCGCCGCCGTACGCGCCTTCTCCAGCCTCGACAATAGCCAGCGGGAGACGACCCACCGCGTGCCACGGGGCAGCATCGAGCCGGTGAGCGGCCTCGCCCGCATCATCGACGGAGATACGCTGGACCTCGGCCGGACCCGCATCCGCATGCGCGGCATCGACGCGCTGGAGAGTGACCAGACCTGCACCCGCAGCGGCACCGGCCGCTATGACTGCGGCAAGCAGGCGCGGGACGCGCTGGTGGCGCTGATCGGCGGCGCGGAGGTGACCTGCACCCCCGATGGCTCGGAAACCTATGGCCGCATGGTCGCCACCTGCACCGTGCCTCGCCGGGACGGGAACGGGGTGGTGGACCTGAATGCCGCCATGGTCCGCACCGGCTTCGCCTTCGACTGCAAGCGCTACTCCGATGGCGCCTATGCGGATGAGGAGCGCGCCGCCAAGGCGGCCCGGAGCGGTGCCTGGGGCGGGCGCTTCGAATTTCCCTGGGACCATCGCGGCCGCGCCAACGCCTGCGGGCGCGGCTGA
- a CDS encoding YihY/virulence factor BrkB family protein codes for MLKRLAYKIWWLARQTVLGFIDDEALSRGAAIAFYTVTSLAPVLIIAVAIAGLAFGEDAARGAVVEQLGGLMGQAGAEVVQDIIRSASNPTSGMVASVIGIVTLLITASGVFGEIQASLNKIWRAEVPDITVSSLLRARALSLGLVATLGFLLLVSLVISALLAALRASLNTSLPGIAMVVRVTDIFVSLGLVSALIAAIYKILPDRRLEWRDVVVGAIVTAGLFDLGKMLIGLYLGRSAIGSTYGAAGSVIVVLLWIYYSAQIFLLGAEFTKAHAMWRDAQAWHLDHDPRAPKVVEPEEVPPERPPLNLPHLM; via the coding sequence ATGTTGAAGCGGCTAGCCTATAAGATCTGGTGGTTGGCCCGGCAGACTGTCCTCGGCTTCATCGATGATGAGGCGCTCAGCCGCGGCGCCGCCATCGCATTCTATACCGTCACCTCCCTGGCTCCGGTGCTGATCATCGCCGTCGCTATCGCCGGCCTTGCCTTCGGGGAGGATGCGGCGCGCGGCGCGGTGGTGGAGCAGCTCGGCGGGCTGATGGGGCAGGCGGGGGCCGAGGTGGTGCAGGACATCATCCGCAGCGCCTCCAACCCCACCAGCGGCATGGTGGCCAGCGTGATCGGCATCGTCACCCTGCTCATCACCGCATCCGGCGTCTTCGGGGAGATCCAGGCCAGCCTCAACAAGATCTGGAGGGCGGAGGTGCCGGACATCACCGTCTCCTCCCTTCTCCGGGCAAGGGCGCTCAGCCTGGGGCTGGTGGCGACGCTGGGCTTCCTGCTGCTGGTCTCGCTGGTGATCAGCGCGCTGCTGGCCGCGCTGCGGGCGTCGCTGAATACCAGCTTGCCCGGCATCGCCATGGTGGTGCGCGTTACCGATATCTTTGTCTCGCTCGGGCTGGTCTCGGCCCTGATCGCCGCCATCTACAAGATCCTGCCAGACCGCCGGCTGGAGTGGCGGGACGTGGTGGTGGGCGCCATCGTCACCGCCGGGCTGTTCGATCTCGGCAAGATGCTGATCGGCCTCTATCTCGGCCGCAGCGCGATCGGCTCCACCTATGGCGCGGCGGGATCGGTCATCGTCGTGCTGCTCTGGATCTACTACTCGGCGCAGATCTTCCTGCTGGGGGCGGAGTTCACCAAGGCCCATGCCATGTGGCGGGATGCCCAGGCCTGGCACCTGGACCACGACCCGCGTGCCCCGAAGGTGGTGGAGCCTGAGGAGGTGCCGCCGGAACGCCCGCCGCTGAACCTGCCGCATCTGATGTGA
- a CDS encoding TetR/AcrR family transcriptional regulator has translation MARTRAEDYDEKRRQILKTSAGLFARHGFTGTSITMVAQACGASKALLYHYYASKEEVLFDILHLHLETLVETVERAFASTAEPEARLHALSAALLETYRDADAEHQIQIANLQLLPPERQEVLRELERRIVAVFAEAIAAAVPSAAPQRHLLKPLTMSLFGMLNWSYLWFRDGRGLSREDYARLATDLILRGAAPAMAGLEAETASNS, from the coding sequence ATGGCTCGGACACGGGCAGAAGATTACGACGAGAAGCGCCGCCAGATCCTGAAGACCTCGGCCGGCCTCTTCGCGCGCCACGGCTTCACCGGCACCTCGATCACCATGGTGGCGCAGGCCTGCGGCGCCTCCAAGGCACTGCTGTACCATTACTACGCCTCAAAGGAGGAGGTGCTCTTCGATATTCTGCATCTGCACCTGGAGACGCTGGTGGAGACGGTGGAGCGCGCCTTCGCCTCCACCGCCGAGCCGGAGGCCCGGCTGCATGCCCTCTCCGCCGCGCTGCTGGAGACCTACCGGGACGCGGATGCCGAGCACCAGATCCAGATCGCCAACCTGCAGCTGCTGCCGCCGGAGCGGCAGGAGGTGCTGCGGGAGCTGGAACGCCGGATCGTCGCCGTCTTCGCCGAAGCCATCGCGGCGGCCGTGCCCTCGGCCGCGCCGCAGCGGCACCTGCTGAAGCCGCTGACCATGTCGCTCTTCGGCATGCTGAACTGGAGCTACCTCTGGTTCCGGGACGGGCGCGGGCTGTCGCGGGAGGATTACGCCCGGCTGGCCACCGACCTCATCCTGCGCGGCGCCGCGCCGGCCATGGCGGGGCTGGAGGCGGAGACAGCCTCCAACTCCTGA
- a CDS encoding ABC transporter substrate-binding protein: MRNLAAGLTLALGLTTAATAAEPVRVGVVISETGPGASLGIPEGRSIRLLPKEFSGQPVEWIVLDDGSDTTRAVTNMRKLITDNRVDAVVGSTVTPASIAMVEVAAEQKVPTISLAGSATIVSPVDEKRRWVFKTAQNDALMATAVADHMAKAGVKRLALVSVSDSYGDGWLGIFKPLLEQRNIAVAADERYARTDTSVTGQSLKVIAGRPDAVFIISAGTPAALPAKTLRERGFRGAMYQTHGVANADFLRIGGKDVEGTILPVGPVVVADQLPETHPSRDVARQYRDAYEAAHGAGSVSAFGSYAYDAGILLQHAIPVALKTAQPGTPEFRAALRDALEGLKGVVYVNGTATMSPADHVGQDENARVMAVIKDGKWQALPQ; the protein is encoded by the coding sequence ATGCGGAATCTCGCCGCCGGCCTGACGCTGGCGCTCGGCCTGACCACGGCAGCCACGGCCGCCGAACCCGTCCGGGTCGGCGTCGTCATTTCCGAGACCGGGCCCGGTGCCTCGCTGGGCATCCCCGAAGGCCGCTCCATCCGGCTGCTGCCGAAGGAATTCAGCGGGCAGCCGGTCGAGTGGATCGTGCTGGACGACGGTTCCGACACCACCCGCGCCGTGACGAACATGCGAAAGCTGATCACCGACAACCGCGTGGACGCGGTGGTCGGCTCCACCGTCACGCCCGCCTCCATCGCCATGGTCGAGGTCGCGGCGGAGCAGAAGGTGCCGACCATCTCGCTGGCCGGTTCCGCCACCATCGTCTCCCCGGTGGATGAGAAGCGCCGCTGGGTCTTCAAGACCGCGCAGAACGACGCGCTGATGGCCACCGCCGTCGCCGACCACATGGCCAAGGCCGGCGTGAAGCGGCTGGCGCTGGTCAGCGTCAGCGATTCCTATGGCGATGGCTGGCTGGGCATCTTCAAGCCGCTGCTGGAGCAGCGGAACATCGCCGTGGCGGCCGATGAGCGCTATGCCCGCACGGATACCAGCGTCACCGGCCAGAGCCTGAAGGTCATCGCCGGCCGCCCCGACGCGGTCTTCATCATCTCCGCCGGCACTCCGGCCGCGCTGCCGGCCAAGACGCTGCGCGAGCGCGGCTTCCGCGGCGCGATGTACCAGACTCATGGCGTGGCGAATGCCGATTTCCTCCGCATCGGCGGCAAGGATGTCGAAGGCACCATCCTCCCCGTCGGCCCCGTGGTGGTGGCGGACCAGCTGCCGGAGACCCACCCCTCCCGCGATGTCGCCCGCCAGTATCGCGACGCCTATGAGGCCGCGCATGGCGCCGGCAGCGTCTCCGCCTTCGGCTCCTATGCCTATGACGCCGGCATTCTGCTGCAGCACGCCATTCCCGTGGCGCTGAAGACCGCCCAGCCCGGCACGCCGGAATTCCGCGCGGCGCTGCGCGATGCGCTGGAGGGGCTGAAAGGCGTCGTCTACGTGAACGGCACCGCGACCATGTCGCCCGCCGACCATGTCGGCCAGGACGAGAACGCGCGGGTGATGGCCGTCATCAAGGATGGCAAGTGGCAGGCCCTGCCGCAGTAA
- a CDS encoding branched-chain amino acid ABC transporter permease, translating to MDLSIFLVLVQDGIVNGAIYGLLALALVIVFTVTRVILVPIGEFVAFGALTLAALETGTLPGTVWLLLILGAASAACRLWASRRHATARSMTMQVATSLLLPLVVAALAWAAVAWEAPLIAKIIIALAIVAPMGPYLYDIVYRPMADASVLVLLIVSVALHLAMQGLGLVFFGAEGSRTSSLSDATLEIGPLFITGQSLVIVLMTIALIVALFLFFERTLLGKSLRATAVNRLGARLVAISPALCGHVAFTLAASIGALGGIMISAITTIYYDTGFLIALKGFVAAVIGGLVSYPLAAAGAILIGLVESFASFHASAFKEVLVFMIIIPVLLWRSFTTPVALDEEE from the coding sequence GTGGATCTCTCGATATTTCTCGTGCTCGTGCAGGATGGCATCGTCAACGGTGCCATCTATGGCCTGCTGGCGCTGGCGCTGGTGATTGTCTTCACGGTCACCCGCGTCATCCTGGTGCCGATCGGTGAATTCGTCGCCTTCGGGGCGCTGACCCTGGCGGCGCTGGAAACCGGCACGCTGCCGGGCACGGTCTGGTTGCTGCTGATCCTCGGCGCCGCCTCGGCGGCCTGCCGGCTCTGGGCCTCCCGCCGCCATGCCACGGCGAGAAGCATGACGATGCAGGTGGCGACGTCGCTGCTGCTGCCGCTGGTGGTGGCGGCTCTGGCCTGGGCGGCCGTGGCCTGGGAAGCGCCGCTCATCGCCAAGATCATCATCGCCCTGGCCATCGTGGCGCCGATGGGCCCCTATCTCTACGACATCGTCTACCGGCCCATGGCCGATGCCAGCGTGCTGGTGCTGCTGATCGTCTCCGTCGCGCTGCATCTGGCAATGCAGGGGCTGGGGCTGGTCTTCTTCGGCGCCGAAGGCTCCCGCACCTCCAGCCTCTCCGATGCCACGCTCGAGATCGGGCCACTCTTCATCACCGGACAGTCGCTGGTGATCGTGCTGATGACCATCGCGCTGATCGTCGCGCTCTTCCTGTTCTTCGAGCGCACGCTGCTCGGCAAGTCCCTGCGTGCCACCGCCGTCAACCGGCTGGGCGCGCGCCTTGTGGCCATCTCGCCCGCGCTCTGCGGGCATGTCGCCTTCACGCTCGCGGCCAGCATCGGCGCGCTGGGCGGCATCATGATCTCCGCCATCACCACGATCTATTACGACACCGGCTTCCTGATCGCGCTGAAGGGTTTCGTCGCCGCCGTCATCGGCGGGCTGGTCAGCTACCCGCTGGCCGCGGCGGGCGCGATCCTGATCGGGCTGGTGGAGAGCTTCGCCTCCTTCCACGCCAGCGCCTTCAAGGAAGTGCTGGTCTTCATGATCATCATCCCCGTGCTGCTATGGCGTTCCTTCACCACGCCCGTGGCGTTGGACGAGGAGGAGTAA